One segment of Balaenoptera ricei isolate mBalRic1 chromosome 8, mBalRic1.hap2, whole genome shotgun sequence DNA contains the following:
- the SAAL1 gene encoding protein SAAL1 isoform X2, whose product MDRNPSPPPLSGDGDEEEEAAGGDCIGSTVYSKHWLFGVLSGLIQIVSPENSKSSSDDEEQQMELDEEMENEICRVWDMSMDEDVALFLQEFNAPDIFMGVLAKSKCPRLREICVGILGNMACFQEICVSISSDKNLGQVLLYCLCDSDPPTLLETSRLLLTCLSQTEVAIVWVERIREHPAIYDSICFIMSSSTNVDLLVKVGEVVDKLFDLDEKLILEWIRNGAVQPLDQPQEDSEQQPVFRIVPCVLEAAKQVRSENPEGLDVYMHILQLLTTVDDGIQAIVQCPDTGKDTWNLLFDLVCHEFCQSDDPPIILQEQKTVLASVFSVLSAIYASQAEQEYLKTGKDLPLIDSLIRVLQNMKHCQKKPENSAESNTEETKKSDLTQDDFHLKILKDISCEFLSNIFQVLTKETVAQGLKEGQLSKQKCSCAFENLLPLYNPVVEDFLKILREVDKTFAGNLEESFPSLKVQT is encoded by the exons ATGGACCGCAATCCTTCTCCGCCGCCGCTGAGTGGGGAcggggacgaggaggaggaggcggccggGGGGGACTGCATAGGCAGCACGGTATACAGCAAGCACTGGCTCTTCGGCGTCCTCAGCGGGCTCATCCAG ATTGTTAGCCCTGAAAACTCCAAATCCAGCTCAGATGATGAGGAGCAGCAGATGGAGCttgatgaagaaatggagaatgAAATCTGCAGAGTGTGGGATATGTCAATGGATGAG gatGTGGCTTTGTTTCTCCAAGAATTTAATGCTCCTGACATATTTATGGGAGTATTGGCCAAATCCAAGTGTCCTCGATTAAGA GAAATCTGTGTGGGAATTTTAGGTAATATGGCCTGTTTCCAGGAGATATGTGTGTCCATCAGCAGTGACAAAAATCTTGG ccaGGTATTATTGTACTGTTTGTGTGATTCAGACCCTCCTACTCTGCTGGAAACAAGCAG GTTGTTGCTTACTTGCCTTTCCCAGACAGAAGTGGCCATTGTCTGGGTTGAAAGAATCCGAGAACATCCAGCTATTTATGATAGCATTTGCTTCATCATGTCAAGTTCAACAAATG TTGACTTGCTGGTGAAGGTCGGGGAGGTTGTGGACAAGCTCTTTGATTTGGATGAGAAGCTAATATTGGAATGGATTAGAAATGGGGCTGTTCAGCCTCTGGACCAACCCCAGGAAGATTCTGAACAGCAGCCAGTGTTTCGAATTGTGCCTTGTGTACTTGAAGCTGCCAAACAAGTACG TTCTGAAAATCCAGAAGGGCTCGATGTTTACATGCATATCTTACAGCTGCTGACTACAGTGGATGATGGAATTCAAGCAATTG TACAGTGTCCTGACACTGGAAAAGACACTTGGAATTTACTCTTTGACCTGGTGTGCCATGAATTCTGCCAGTCTGATGATCCACCCATCATACTTCAAGAGCAGAAAACAGTGCTAGCCTCTGTTTTTTCAGTGTTGTCCGCCATCTATGCCTCACAGGCTGAACAGGAGTATCTAAAGACAGGAAAAG ATCTTCCTCTAATTGACAGCCTGATTCGTGTCTTACAAAATATGAAACATTGTCAAAAGAAACCAGAGAACTCAGCAGAGTCTAACACAGAAGAAACTAAAAAGTCTGATTTAACCCAGGATGACTTCCACTTGAAAATCTTGAAGGATATTTCATGTGAAtttctttctaatattttccaagttttaacAAAG gagaCTGTAGCTCAGGGACTAAAGGAGGGACAGTTAAGCAAACAGAAGTGTTCCTGTGCATTTGAAAACCTTCTTCCTCTCTATAACCCTGTG GTAGAAGACTTCCTCAAAATCCTACGTGAAGTTGATAAGACCTTTGCTGGTAACCTGGAGGAAAGCTTCCCAAGTTTGAAGGTTCAGACTTAA
- the SAAL1 gene encoding protein SAAL1 isoform X1, whose product MDRNPSPPPLSGDGDEEEEAAGGDCIGSTVYSKHWLFGVLSGLIQIVSPENSKSSSDDEEQQMELDEEMENEICRVWDMSMDEDVALFLQEFNAPDIFMGVLAKSKCPRLREICVGILGNMACFQEICVSISSDKNLGQVLLYCLCDSDPPTLLETSRLLLTCLSQTEVAIVWVERIREHPAIYDSICFIMSSSTNVDLLVKVGEVVDKLFDLDEKLILEWIRNGAVQPLDQPQEDSEQQPVFRIVPCVLEAAKQVRSENPEGLDVYMHILQLLTTVDDGIQAIVQCPDTGKDTWNLLFDLVCHEFCQSDDPPIILQEQKTVLASVFSVLSAIYASQAEQEYLKTGKVDLPLIDSLIRVLQNMKHCQKKPENSAESNTEETKKSDLTQDDFHLKILKDISCEFLSNIFQVLTKETVAQGLKEGQLSKQKCSCAFENLLPLYNPVVEDFLKILREVDKTFAGNLEESFPSLKVQT is encoded by the exons ATGGACCGCAATCCTTCTCCGCCGCCGCTGAGTGGGGAcggggacgaggaggaggaggcggccggGGGGGACTGCATAGGCAGCACGGTATACAGCAAGCACTGGCTCTTCGGCGTCCTCAGCGGGCTCATCCAG ATTGTTAGCCCTGAAAACTCCAAATCCAGCTCAGATGATGAGGAGCAGCAGATGGAGCttgatgaagaaatggagaatgAAATCTGCAGAGTGTGGGATATGTCAATGGATGAG gatGTGGCTTTGTTTCTCCAAGAATTTAATGCTCCTGACATATTTATGGGAGTATTGGCCAAATCCAAGTGTCCTCGATTAAGA GAAATCTGTGTGGGAATTTTAGGTAATATGGCCTGTTTCCAGGAGATATGTGTGTCCATCAGCAGTGACAAAAATCTTGG ccaGGTATTATTGTACTGTTTGTGTGATTCAGACCCTCCTACTCTGCTGGAAACAAGCAG GTTGTTGCTTACTTGCCTTTCCCAGACAGAAGTGGCCATTGTCTGGGTTGAAAGAATCCGAGAACATCCAGCTATTTATGATAGCATTTGCTTCATCATGTCAAGTTCAACAAATG TTGACTTGCTGGTGAAGGTCGGGGAGGTTGTGGACAAGCTCTTTGATTTGGATGAGAAGCTAATATTGGAATGGATTAGAAATGGGGCTGTTCAGCCTCTGGACCAACCCCAGGAAGATTCTGAACAGCAGCCAGTGTTTCGAATTGTGCCTTGTGTACTTGAAGCTGCCAAACAAGTACG TTCTGAAAATCCAGAAGGGCTCGATGTTTACATGCATATCTTACAGCTGCTGACTACAGTGGATGATGGAATTCAAGCAATTG TACAGTGTCCTGACACTGGAAAAGACACTTGGAATTTACTCTTTGACCTGGTGTGCCATGAATTCTGCCAGTCTGATGATCCACCCATCATACTTCAAGAGCAGAAAACAGTGCTAGCCTCTGTTTTTTCAGTGTTGTCCGCCATCTATGCCTCACAGGCTGAACAGGAGTATCTAAAGACAGGAAAAG TAGATCTTCCTCTAATTGACAGCCTGATTCGTGTCTTACAAAATATGAAACATTGTCAAAAGAAACCAGAGAACTCAGCAGAGTCTAACACAGAAGAAACTAAAAAGTCTGATTTAACCCAGGATGACTTCCACTTGAAAATCTTGAAGGATATTTCATGTGAAtttctttctaatattttccaagttttaacAAAG gagaCTGTAGCTCAGGGACTAAAGGAGGGACAGTTAAGCAAACAGAAGTGTTCCTGTGCATTTGAAAACCTTCTTCCTCTCTATAACCCTGTG GTAGAAGACTTCCTCAAAATCCTACGTGAAGTTGATAAGACCTTTGCTGGTAACCTGGAGGAAAGCTTCCCAAGTTTGAAGGTTCAGACTTAA